TTGTAACATCTGTCTTGGGAATTGCAAACTCAGCTGCCTACAAAGGCCACGTCAATGAACAAAGCCAAGTCAGGTGGGCCAATCAGGAGTGGTAAGGACTGTGACCAACTGGAAAGCTTGTACCCCATCCAGTCCATGGAGGAAACCTAGGCCCAACTGCCAGACCTTCTAACTGTTCAAGACAATCCAGAAATTTAGATTTTTATGTGACTTTAAGATACTGTAGGATGAACCAAATACACCCATTGGCCAGATTCAGCCCCATTCCCACCCCATGGTCCCCAAACTCCCAGTGatctatgttattttaaaaacacagagtcTTTCCCCTTCCTTGTGGATGCCTCCTCCACCTCCATCCCGTTCTAGTGACTGATGCCATCTCTCTGTTTCCAGGATACACGAGAGTATGAAGTTTCCATCTGAACACCAAGACTAAGGCTGCAGGACCCAGGACGCCCCTCCTCTCCTCATTCTGGGCAGGAAGGAGTACAGGACCTGGCCTCtggctcccttcctccctgctgtGTAAATAATCTCCTGGTCCCACGAGGGGGCTTTGATGGCCCTGGGGACCCTACAGTAAATAAACCAGCATCCTGTGCCCAAAGCCTCCTCTTCTCAGTTGCCAAACAAGGGGCCTGCCCCCCACTCACTCTACCCCCTTTTGGACCCTAGGAGGGGAACTCAGCCCCTGATGCAACTCCTGGGGCCCCTCCAGCCCAGGGCATCCCACAAGGACTACCCAAGAGCTCTGCTGTTCCCTTGGTCATGAAGTCTCTGCCCTTCCCAGATGCTCTGTCCCCGGGCCTAACCTCTGACCCTTGGAGGGTCAGAAGAAGAGGGATGAAGGGGAGAGCTGGGACAAGGCCCCTACCCCCTTCCTGCCATGTCCCCTACCCACAGTCTCCCCACCTTTGcttctggatttttgtttttgagcAATAAACAGAAAATCTGCATTTGTAACTGGGCTGGTGGGGTGTGGGAAGGTGGGTCACAGAGCACTGgagatggtgatggtggcctctctGGAAAGAGGGCTGGGGATAGGGGAACACCTGGGGAAAAAGATGGAAATTTAAGATTGCACACAGGGCAGTGTTGAAGGGGCTGGCCTGGGGTCAAAAAGCCTGACTTTGGGCTCAGCCTCTGGAGGACCAGCTGGGCCCACTCCTGGCCTCAGCAGTCTCTCCACAGGGCTTGGCGTTTCCAGGCTCTTCTAGCTGGGTGATAAATGACAGTAGCTGCCTCTCCTCCTTCACTGTTTGGCAGGTGACAAACAGCGCTCAATTTGTTTCATGACCAGTTGACCTAAAAGTCAACCCCCTTTTGAGAAATCTTGTACCCATCCAAGTGTACCATTTTTCCCCCCAATCTttttggcatttatttatttttggctgcgttgggtcttcgttgctatgcgtgtgcttttctctagttgtggcgagcagcggctactctttgtttggtgcgcaggcttctcattgcggtggcttctcttgttgtggagcacgggctctaggcgcgcgggcttccgtagttgtggctcgcgggctctagagcgcaggctcagtagttgtggcacacgggcttagttgctctgcggcacgtggaatcttcccggaccaggactcgaacccgtgtcctctgcattggcaggcagattcttaaccactgcgccaccagggaagtcctttctggctttttttttttttgcggtacgcgggcctctcactgttgtggcctctcccgttgcggagcataggctccagacgctcaggctcagcggccatggctcacgggcccagctgctccgcggcatgtgggatcttcccggaccagggcacgaacccgtgtcccctgcatcggcaggcggactctcaaccactgcgccaccagggaagccccctttttggCATTTTAAGCATATCTGCTGTTATGTGTCTACCAAGTATTAGATTTGCAGCTTTTCATAAACAATGAGCTTGTTTGGTTTTCCCATGGGTGTCCTTTTCTACTTTACTTTTGAACGTTATAGAGAATTTAcagcctgtcttttttttttttttttttttttctgcattgggtcctccttgctgcgcgcaggctctctctagttgtggcgagcgggggctactctttgttgaggtgcttgggcctctcgttgcagtggcttctcttgttgcagagcatgggctctaggagcgcgggcttcagtaattgtggcacgcggactcagtagttgtggctcaagggctctagagtgcaggctcagtagttgtagcgcacgggcttagttgctccgcggcatgtgggatcttcccagaccagggctcgaacccgtgtcccctgcattggcaggcggattcttaaccactgtgtcaccagggatgCCTCAGCCTGTTTGTCTTAAAGTCTTTCTCCAAATCAACTGAATTttccttaattaaaattttataattgaatataatgaaacatttttagGACACTTAAAAGAGGATTGGATTTTAGAACATGAGGCAAACCGACCTTGATAATAGCCTACGattttttggcatttattctgtgccaggcattgtgatgAGCATGTATGCATTATGTTTTTAACTCTCACAAGGCCCTTGTGAGACAGGgacaattattcccatttttcagataaggaaacagaggctgggAGATGTGAACTGACTTCCTTACGAGGCTCCAACAAGTGGCCAGACTGGGATTTAAATGCAAACGTCACAAAGCCTACTGCACTGCCTTCTGGTTAGTAACAGGCATGATATGTTCCATAGCCATGCGGCTCCAAAACGTGGAGGGGAGACCTCAACACTGACACTGGTGGCCAGAGGGGCTCCTCAGAAGCAAAGGTGGACCCTCTCAGATGCCACAGGCACCTTAAGGTGCTGGAGTTTGGCTGGGAGGCTGGATCTGGACCCATGAACTCATCTCTGACAACAGGTTGATGGAGAATAGGTTGATATCTGCCTGAATTAAAGccattccaggggcttccctagtggcacagtggttaagaatccacctgccaatgcaggggacacgggttcgagccctggtccaggaagatcccatatgctgtggagcaataagcccgtgcactacaactactgagcctgtgctctagagcccgcgtgccacaactactgagcccgtgcgcctagagcccgtgctccacaacaagagaagccactgcaatgcgaagcctgcataccacaacgaagagtagccccaacacagccataagtagataaataaataaatttattttttttaaaaaaagccattctaggggaattccctggtggtccagtggttaagactccgcatttccactgcagagggtgccggtttgatccctggtctgggaagtaggatcccacatgccacgtggtgctgtgaaaaaaaaaaaatttttaaaagaaaaatcactcaaaaagaaaaaaaagccattcCAATAATATGCCCAAGAAACTTAACatcccattgtaaagcaattatactccaatagatgttaaaaaaaaaaggaataggaatattgtaaaacaattatactccaataaagatgattaaaaaaaaaaggaataggaaataaataaataaaataatatgcccACATATCTGGcaaaaagggggaggggcactCCTCCCACATCACCCCACAGAGAGCACTGCCCAGCCTGAGAGGAGGGAGGATCTCTGTCACTTtattaaagtttttgatttctggtGGTGTCCTTGCTAGCTGAGGGTGGAGAGGTGTGTGATGGTTCCAGAACCCTTTGGAGGCTTCAGGGGTGATGTTGCTCATGACCAGGAATCGCCCCAAAACCAAACTGTTGAATGAGTTGTGAAAGAGGAGCTTTGGTGCATGTTCTAGAGGAACAGAGTGGGGAGAGGGCACGAGAGGCCAAGAGCAGCACCAGAGTTGGGATCATCCTCCAGATGTCAAGTTGCTAGGCAGAGCTCCCTAGAAAAGAATAAGAGTCTTTTGACTTTAGATTCAAGGTTcatgtctttttatctttccatCCTTCACCTATCCATCCAACCCCTATCCCCCATCCACCGATTTATCCATCCACCATTCCCcacctatccatctatccatccgcCCACCATTCTCTTTCCATCCATCCACAAATCTACCTATCATTCCCTATTCATAacagacactcaataaacatttgctgagacttccctggtggtgcactggttgagaaaccgcctaccaatgcaggggacacgggttagatgcctggtccgggaagatcccacatgccgcggagcaactaagcttgtgctctagagcctgcgagccgcaactactgagtccgtgtgccacaactactgaagcccgcgcgcctagagcccgtgctccacaacaagagaagccactgaaatgagaagtccgcacaccacaacgaagagtagcccccgctcgccgcaagtagagaaagcccctgtgcagcaacgaagacccaacacagccaaaaataaataaataaattttaaaaagtcattaaaaaaaataaaataaacattgctGTCAGTTCCTTCTCTACCATCTTCATgaacccctctctcctcctctgccaaCCCCTGACTTGGAGAGGTTCTCCAAGGCTCCATCCTCAGCGCCCCTCGTCTTTCTCACTCTGCACAaccctccatccccccaccccaccgcccaCCAGGGCAACTGCACACCCTTCAACTGCCAACTTCCTCCTAGATCAGATCTCTATCACCAGCCCAGACCTTGCCACTGAGTTCTGAAGCCATATTCCCAACTGTCTACAGAGCATTTCCACCTGGAGTTCCCAGGGGCCCCTCACACATAATCTGTCCAAAGGCGGGAGCGTGCCTGCCACGCCCCAGGAAGAATGAGGAGGCTGGCATAACTGGAAGCAGGGACTGGAACTAGTGGTATCGGAGGGTCTCTGGACAGAAGGGTCCTGGCGTGGGGTTCACCGTGTTTGGATATCTGAGTCCCTTGGTCTTGTGTCTGTCTTTCTTTGACAGGCACAGGATTCATGTGGTAGGCAGCGACAAACAAGGCCTCGTCAGTGAGTTCTGCGCTGATCTGTGTCAGGAGTTCCTCAGAATGGGAAACCTTCTGGAAAAGGGAAAGTCAGAGGGGCTCAGCCTGGGAGTTCCTACATGGGAGTCCTGGGTCTGGAGGCTCCCAGGCTGGGGGCTCTGGGTCTAAGGAGTCTGGTATTGGACGGCTGGGTCTTGCAATTTGGCCTGGAAGGTCCTGGAAGTGGAGGGCAGCCTTTGGGGACCTCAGGGGCGTAGTGCTGGGGGCTCTGGGCTCAGGGTTGAGGCTAGAGTTCCAGGCTGGTGGTCTCAGTGCCCTAAGCCTAGGAGCTCTTCacttcacccccaccccaagaaCTCCTCTCCAATGCTCACCGGACCTCCACCCAAGCAGGCTGCAGAGTCTGTGGCTTGGGACTGCCCGCTGCCCTTTTCCTCCACATTCCTGGTAGCAGTGGATGCCATCCCCCTGGGGACAGCGGAAGCTCAGGTTAGGCTGAGAAACGAGCCCACTTCTCCCAAACCCAACACACCACCATTCCCCGCGGCCTTGAAGAACTGTGTCAGTTCTctctctgaaaaaaagaaaaaaaaaaagaaaagaaatcgtTGCCTTAAGtcttcctgggggagggaggaggtgggactCCCACAACACCCGCCTCCCGCCCCCCTCACTTCGCCCAGCGGGgcctctcttcccttcttctcaCCCAAGACCTTTCCCAAGACAAGGCAGACCACTTGCCGCCCCCGACCTGGCAGATGGGTCGAAATCTTGGGCTACTCGGCAGGAGGGGAGACGGGGAGGTCTATAAGGAGCCCTTTTATGGGCCGGGGGACGGGGGACTtgggagctggggaggaaggTTGGAAAGAGGGGAACCGGGAGCGGCGCCGCTACCCGTTGCTATAAAAACCTTGGCGTCTGCGGAGGTTCAGCAGCACCGTAGGGAGAGTAGGGATTCTAGAACCAAAGCTGGGAGGGCATTTTCCCAGCTTGTCGCATTCGCTCCTCCGgcctctcctccaccccctttAGGTCCCTCCTTGGGGGCAGTGACCCCCGCGCCAGTGGCCTTGAGAAACTTGGGAAGATCAAGGTGGAGCCTGGCACCTAACCCTCCCACCACTAGGGGCACGCGAGAAGCAACCCCACCCGAGGCCGCCCTCCAACCTCTCTGGCTATCATCTTTTTGCCTGGAGCCTGTGAGAGCAAATGGGGCCAGAGAGAGGGGGCGGGGAAGAAAAGGTGTGGGCTGTGCCAAATAACCTGGCCTCTCGGGGGTGCAAAGAATCGGGAGGGCGGGatcttttttccttatctttgtCTTCAGGAGTCATATCCTCCGCAGAAAGGAAAGTAGAGACATTTACCTAGGCCTCCTTCTCTTTTGACCTCTCCTTTTAAGTTCCTTCCTTTGCTCAGCGTTGATGGTTCTttgccccctctcctccctctttacTTTGGTACGAACCgatggaaaggggaggagggaagaaaaggaaaaggaagagggcagGTCTTAAAGGGGACGCAGCCATTTCTTAagcctcttcttcctttctccaaTTTTGCAAGGACGAACCCTGAAGAGTAGGTTCCGGAAGCTAACCACAGCTGGAGGAGCAGGGGCCGCAGCTGGAGGCAGGAGAGCCGGCGGGGCAGGCGGAGGCCAGCGTCTGCTCAGGGGAAGGGCTGGGTGTGCGCGCCCTCTGTGACCCACGCACAGCTGTGTCGGCCCATGCTACGGCAGGCAAAGAGCTTTAACATCTGGGACCTGGCAGGGGCAGCGGGGACCTGCGCGCAGTGGGCGCGGCCGATGAGCCGGGCTGGAGGGTGAGCCTTCCGCCGGAGCTGGGAGAGAGCTGGCACCTCCAGATAAGGCCCAGGGCGGCCAGGGGACCTCCGCGATGCCAGGCGAAAATATCTTCCTGTTTGTGCCTAACCTCATCGGTGAGTGCTACCCGCGGCTCCGGGCCGAACGGGAGGGCTAGGGACCTTGGGCAGGCTCCCTGATCCTGCCCTGTCTCCCCCTGCCGTCTCAATCCCAAGGTTATGCCCGGATTGTCTTCGCCATCATTTCTTTCTACTTCATGCCCTGCTGCCCTCTCACGGCCTCCTCCTTCTACCTGCTCAGCGGACTTCTGGACGCTTTCGATGGACACGCTGCTCGAGCCCTTAATCAAGGTGACAGACACCTTTTCTCAGCCAGCCTTGAGACCCAACAACCCTCTGCCCCCTTTTCCTGCTTCCTTAGGACCTCGGGGTAGGCGGGTACTCGGGAATTAGAGGGCTCTGTCATTCCCATCTCTGTAGAAAGCAGAACAGAATGGCCTGATTTTGTAGCAGAAGGGATTTAAGCTCGCTGTGGAGCAGAACTCATTGATAGCGAGGGGTGTGGGATACCAAGACCCAGCATGGCAGTGCAAGTGCTGGAGGCCTCTCTGAATAAAAATCCATTCAACAGGTGTTTTGGGGGCAtctgctgtatgccaggcacaAGCCATAAGGATTCCAGAAAGCATGTTTagagggaggatggagagggaagggagatggTTTCTGGAGagatgattaatttttttaatctgttcttcAGACCCACCTCTAAGACTTCCCATGCTAGCTTTCTCACTCCCTTCTACACTGTTTTCTCTACACTGCCATGCTTCCTTGTTTTATGATACGGTGACCCTTGCCTTTTGACCTTCATACTCCAACGATAGCAGTCTGCTTTCCTCCCCAGGCAGTGGATTGTGGGCCTTTTCTCTCTTAGACTCTGCATTAGAGTGATACACTAAATATGGCCTCTGTCACAGATGCATTGCCCCCTTACAGCCCCCATCCACCTAATAGTTGCCATTTTTCAGGAACCCGATTTGGGGCCATGCTGGACATGCTGACAGACCGGTGCTCCACGATGTGTCTGCTGGTCAACCTGGCCCTGCTGTACCCTCGCGCCACCCTTCTTTTCCAGCTCAGCATGAGCTTGGATGTTGCCAGCCACTGGCTGCACCTCCACAGGTCAGTGATTCTGGAGTTGTTGACCGGTTGAAGAAGACACTacagtggggaggggtgagaccATATGGGAGGTGTCTTCAGGCTTCTT
The sequence above is a segment of the Orcinus orca chromosome 16, mOrcOrc1.1, whole genome shotgun sequence genome. Coding sequences within it:
- the CDIPT gene encoding CDP-diacylglycerol--inositol 3-phosphatidyltransferase isoform X1, yielding MPGENIFLFVPNLIGYARIVFAIISFYFMPCCPLTASSFYLLSGLLDAFDGHAARALNQGTRFGAMLDMLTDRCSTMCLLVNLALLYPRATLLFQLSMSLDVASHWLHLHSSVVRGSESHKMIDLSGNPVLRIYYTSRPALFTLCAGNELFYCLLYLFNFSEGPLVGSVGLFRMGLWITAPIALLKSLISVIHLITAARNMAALDAADRAKKK